The sequence below is a genomic window from Candidatus Poribacteria bacterium.
GTTTATCCAGCGGTTCGCGAAGATTTGCCACACAACGTGAAAAACGCCTTTCGCTGCAATTTCGTTGCCACCCACGCGTTGCGCACTTCGCAGAGATGCTGCAAGGTTGAGTTCCGTTGTCAAGTTCTCCCAACCCGCATCCACGTTTACCGGTGTATGTGCCATCCGATCCGCCGCGAGAAGCACCAGCGTTGTAATAAGACCCTCCAACTTAACACCATCAACCAAAACGGTTTGTACCGCTTCAAATGCTCGCTGGAGATTGACACTCGTCAACGCTTCAACAAAAGTATCTTCGTCAAATTCAACAGTTCGCTCCAAGTCAGCATTTTCAACACTCGGAAGTATCTGACGCATAATTTGGATTGCATCCCGTCGGTAGCGTTCTGGCTCATCTGGACGATGTCCGACAAGTCTGGCACCGAGATAGAAAAATAACTCGGATGCGTGCTCCCACCCAAATTCATCAACCACTTCTGAGAGATAACTGACATAAAGCGGAATATGGGGCAGGTCGATAAAATGTGGTTCAACGGCACACGCAAACAATAAAGGACGCAACTTATCGGCATCCCCTTTATGATATGCCGTGAACAGACACCGCTCAATGCGTCCAGATTGCCCTTCATAAGAGAAGTTACGAATCCACCGACTTATCTTTTCCCATGTGACAGGTTCTGGTAATGGAACAACTTCAAGCCGTTCGGATGCGGGTCCCGCAGCCGAGCAAGCCGCAGTCGTAACCGCAATCAGTCTATCTGCATCTGTGTATCTGCGTCCGACTTTGAGTCCGTTGACGAGCCGGGAAACGTCGCTACCGCCCTCTGCGTCGTGAGAACTCGCGATGTGTCGGCTGACGTGTGCTAAGATCGTTCCCATGACCTCTTCTTCCGGCACACCTCCCTTTAATAGAAGCGAAATCGCCTTGGACATCGTCCATCGGTCTTCACTTAAAAGTCCTTCTCGAAGCAACTGCTTGTGTTCTTCTGCACGCCGATAGATCATATCTCCCGGTTCTATCCAAATCTCGCTACCGCGGACATCAACCGGAAAAGTCCGTAAGTCGTCGCATTCAACATGGAAGCAACCACCACCTTCCAAATCGAAACTGCGGCGGTGCCAATCACATGTAAGGATGCCGTTACGGACGGTGCCGCGCGTGAGTGGATACCCCATGTGCGGACACTGATTATCCGTTGCGTAAATCCGCCCTTCAACGTTGAAGAGCGCAATACTACGCCCTTCGCCCATCCGAATCGCCTTCGATTGTCCCTCAGGAACCTCACTTAACTCAGCGACTTTCACCCAGTTTTCTGTTCGATGCTCCATGATTTCATGTTCCTCCAAATTGTGTTCCACACTATTAGTTTGTCAACCTTCAAATGATGGGGAAACCCCGGTTCGTAGTAGTGCGATTTATCGCACGTCAGAAACCGGCAATGAATTGCCCTACTACGAACTACCTCTCAATTTAGATGTGCCAGAACACTATAACGAAAACTAACCTCTACACAATTTTACTTAACTAACATTTATTATTATACTATTATAAAAAGAAAAATGTCAACCGAAAAATAAAAATATTTCATTAACAATTCACGAAAAAAATTTGATATGTGTTTCAAATTTTCTCGTCAGAATTAAGTCGGTTCCTGTGCGCGATTTGCATATTCTGTGAGGAAACTTGCAGC
It includes:
- a CDS encoding Rieske (2Fe-2S) protein — encoded protein: MEHRTENWVKVAELSEVPEGQSKAIRMGEGRSIALFNVEGRIYATDNQCPHMGYPLTRGTVRNGILTCDWHRRSFDLEGGGCFHVECDDLRTFPVDVRGSEIWIEPGDMIYRRAEEHKQLLREGLLSEDRWTMSKAISLLLKGGVPEEEVMGTILAHVSRHIASSHDAEGGSDVSRLVNGLKVGRRYTDADRLIAVTTAACSAAGPASERLEVVPLPEPVTWEKISRWIRNFSYEGQSGRIERCLFTAYHKGDADKLRPLLFACAVEPHFIDLPHIPLYVSYLSEVVDEFGWEHASELFFYLGARLVGHRPDEPERYRRDAIQIMRQILPSVENADLERTVEFDEDTFVEALTSVNLQRAFEAVQTVLVDGVKLEGLITTLVLLAADRMAHTPVNVDAGWENLTTELNLAASLRSAQRVGGNEIAAKGVFHVVWQIFANRWINIPSRALSQPLRQEKLDVPDQAEGIKSIIRTIQTLDVQKVGPQVLGYLNAGYCPEQLLEDIGHTVLWDDTGSQILPTLRTVFEEWQYAEGHPAQAQLLVGLARYVTDIRTNKDNRSAATTAMRFAEGRTTIEVFEE